In Streptomyces nojiriensis, the sequence CTCGATCAGGTTGGCGTGCGCGTACATCGCCCGTACGAGGCCGTTGATCTCCTCGACCGTCTCCCCCTTGGCCCGCAGCGCGACCGTGAAGCCGGCGATCTGGGCGTCGGTGGCCTCCCCCCGCATGATCCGGTCCATGGCCCAGGCGGTGTCCTCCGCGCGCAGGTCCTGGCCGGTCAGCAGAGCGTCGAGAAGGCCCGGCCAGCCACGGGCCGCCACGCTGTCGCCGCCTGCCGGGGTCGCAACGTTCATGGTCCGCTCCTGCTGTCGGTGGAGGATTCCACGCTTGATCGGTCAGGGTTCAGCCTATCCAGCCCCGGTTACGGCAAAGAGCCCCGTCCAGACACTGGACGGGGCTCTCGCCGTGGCGACACCAGGACTGACCGAAATCAGTCCCTCATGCGTTCAGACGGGGATCAGTGGTGGCCGTGGCCGGACTGGATCTCCTTGTATTCCTCCACCGTGGGCTTCGGAATCTGGTTGTTCTCGCCGTAGAAGCCCTTGCTGAGCTTCGCGCGCAGCTTCTCGGCGGCCTTCACCTTGCGCTCGACACCGTTCTCGTCGACCGTCGGGCCGATCTCGACCGGCTTGTACTGCTCGTGCGCGGTGAGCTTGTGCAGCTGACCCGCCGGGAGCGGCTCGTGGACCTCGACGAACTCACCGTGCGGCAGACGCTTGATGATGCCGGTCTCGCGACCGTGCAGCACCTTGTCGTGGTCCCGGCGCTGGAGGCCGAGGCAGATCCGCTTGGTGACGATGAAGGCGAGGACCGGGACGACGAAGAAGCCGATCCGGACGAACCAGGTGATCGAGTTGATCGACAGGTGGAAGTACTGGGCGAACATGTCGTTGCCGCCGCCGATGAGGAGCACGATGTACTCCGCGATCCAGGCGACACCGAAGGCCGTACGGGTCGGGACGTTGCGCGGGCGGTCCAGGATGTGGTGCTCGCGCTTGTCCCCGGTGACCCAGGACTCGATGAACGGCCAGACGGCGATCGCACCCAGCACCAGCGGGAAGAGCAGCAGCGGGATGAACACGCCCAGGACGAGCGTGTGGCCCCACAGGTTGATCTCCCAGCCGGGCATGGCTCGGATCAGGCCTTCCGGCATACCCATGTACCAGTCGGGCTGCGCACCGGTGGACACGTTGTCCGGGCGGTACGGGCCGAGCGCCCAGATCGGGTTGATCGAGGCGATCGCCGCGATGGCCGCGATGACACCGAAGACCAGGAAGAAGAAGCCTCCGGCCTTGGCCATGTAGACCGGCAGCAGCGGCATGCCGACGACGTTGTCGTTCGTCTTGCCGGGACCCGCGAACTGGGTGTGCTTGTGGTAGAAGACCAGGATCAGGTGGGCCACGAGCAGGCCCATCATGATGCCGGGCAGCAGCAGGATGTGCACCGAGTAGAACCGCGCGACGAAGTCGCCGCCCGGGAACTCCCCGCCGAACAGGAACATCGACAGGTACGTGCCGACGACCGGGACGGACAGGATGGCGCCCTGCATGAAGCGGACACCGGTACCCGAGAGCAGGTCGTCCGGCAGCGAGTAACCGGTGAAGCCGGTGAACATGCCGAGGACCAGCAGCAGGAAGCCGAAGATCCAGTTGACCTCACGCGGCTTGCGGAACGCGCCGGTGAAGAAGACGCGCATCATGTGCACGACCATGGCCGCGACGAAGATCAGCGCCGCCCAGTGGTGGATCTGACGGATCAGCAGGCCACCGCGGACGTCGAAGCTGATGTCCAGCGTCGAGGCGAAGGCCTCGGACATCATGACGCCCTGCATCGGCACGTACGAGCCGTGGTACACGACCTCGTTCATGCTCGGGTGGAAGAACAGCGTCAGGTACACACCCGTGAGGATGATGATGATGAAGCTGTAGAGGCAGATCTCACCGAGCATGAAGGACCAGTGGTCCGGGAAGATCTTGCGCATGTTGGCCTTGGCGAGGCTGTAGATGCCCAGGCGGCCGTCCGCCCAGTCCGCTACGCGCTCGCCGGCCGGCGCTTTGCGCTCGTTGTTGACGCTGGTGCTCATCCGCGCTCCCAGAATGCAGGACCGACGGGCTCTTCGAAGTCGCCGAGCGCTTCGAGGAAGCCTTCGTCATTCACGCCGATCCGCAGCTGCGGAAGCGCGTGACCGGCCGGGCCGAAGATGACACGGGCGCCGTCGGAGAGGTCGAAGGTGGACTGGTGGCACGGGCAGAGCACGTGGTGCGTCTGCTGCTCGTACAGGCTGATCGGGCAGCCGACGTGGGTGCAGATCTTGGAGTAGGCCACGATCCCGTCGTGGGACCACTCCAGTTCCTTCTTGTCCTTGATGTCTTCCGGCTGAATGCGGACGATCATCAGGGCGGCCTTGGCGATCTGGACCTGGAAGTCGTGCTGCTCCTCCTCCAGGCCTTCCGGCATGGCGAAGGTGAGCGAACCGACGAGGACGTCCTCGGGACGCAGCGGCTCCATCGTGTTCTGGTTGATGAGCAGCTTGCCCTTGGCCCACAGGGTCTTGCGCAGCTTGTCCTCGGGCAGCGGGCCCAGGTCGCGCATGATCATGACGGCGGACAGCGGCAGCATGGCCAGCGCGCCCAGCATCGTGTTGCGGATCAGGGGACGCCGGCCGATGCCGGACTCGTTCGCGCCGTCGGCGAAGTCCTGCAGGACCTGTGCCTTGACCTCCGGCGGAGCGGCGATCTCGTGGCGCTCGGCGGCGACCTCCACGTCGGACATCAGGGTGCGGGCCCAGTGGACCGCGCCCGCGCCGATGCAGAAGAGGGCCACGCCCAGGGTCATGCCCAGGGAGAAGTTGAGCGCGCTGACCTTCCCGATGGGGAAGATGTAGACGATCTTGTCGACCGGGAAGATCACGTAGGACGCGATGAAGCCGATCGTCGCCAGCATCGACAGGGTGAAGAGCATCGCGACGGTGCGCTCGGAGCGCTTCGCCGCCCGCTCGTCGATGTCCTGGATACGGGGCTTGTGGACCGGCAGGCCCGGGTCGGCGAACGGGTCGTCCGCGACCGCTACGCCGTGGTGGGCGTCGCCCTGCTCGCTCGGCAGGTGCTTGTCTTCGGGAATCTCTTGGCTACTCATGACTTCTTGGCCTTAGCGGTGTGGGCCGCGACCCAGACGGCGACAGCGATCAACGCACCCAGGGCGAAGATCCAGCCGAACAGACCCTCGGAGACGGGGCCGAGGCCACCGAGCTTCAGGCCGCCGGGGCTGGTCGACTTCTCGCCGTTGACGTTCTCCAGGTACGCGATGATGTCCTTCTTCTGCTTCTCCGGCATCGTGCTGTCGGGGAAGGAGGGCATGTTCTGCGGGCCGGTCTGCATGGCCTCGTAGATGTGCTTCGGCGAGACACCCTCAAGGTTGGGGGCGTACTTGCCGTTCGTCAGCGCGCCGCCTTCGCCGGTGAAGTTGTGGCACTGCGCGCAGTTGTTGCGGAAGAGCTCACCACCGTTGGCGATGTCGGCGCCCGCCGGGTCGTACTGCTTCGCGGTCGGCGTGATCGGACCGGCGCCGAGGGACGCGATGTACGCCGCCAGCTGGTCGATCTGCGCCTGGTCGTAGATGACGGGCTTCTTCGGCACCTGGGCGCCGGGCTGCTGGGCGGGCATGCGGCCCGTGCTCACCTGGAAGTCGACGGCCGCGGAGCCGACGCCGACCAGGCTCGGGCCGTCAGAGGAACCCTGACCGCCGGTTCCGTGGCAGCTTGCGCAACCCACGGCGTAGAGCTTCTTGCCCTCCTCGATGGCGAGGGACTGGGCGGTTTCATCGGCCTGCGCCTTGCCCGCGGGGGCGAAGGCGGCGTACAGCCCCCCAGTGGCCGCCAGCGCGAGGAGTAGAACGACGACCGCCGCCAGCGGATGGCGTCGTCGTGCGGAGAGCTTTTTCACGGATTACCCCGGTGTCAGGATCTTCTGCGTCGGTGTGTCTGGATGGAGTGCCGGGTCTTGCCCGGTGACGTGTTCGCTACTTGATCAGGTAGATCGTCGCGAAGAGGCCGATCCAGACGACGTCGACGAAGTGCCAGTAGTAGGACACGACGATGGCCGACGTGGCCTGTTCGTGGGTGAACCTCTTGGCCGCGTACGTCCGGCCGAGGACCAGCAGGAAGGCGATGAGACCGCCCGTCACGTGCAGCCCGTGGAAGCCGGTGGTCAGGTAGAACACCGAGCCGTAGGGGTTCGACGAGAGGGACAGGCCCTCATGCTTGACCAGCTCGGTGTACTCGAACACCTGGCCGCCAATGAAGATCGCACCCATGACGAACGTGATGATGAACCACGTCCGGAGCTTCTTCACGTCACCGCGCTCGGCGGCGAATACGCCGAGCTGGCAGGTGAGCGAGGAAAGCACCAGGATCGTCGTGTTCGTCGCCGAGAAGGGCAGATTCAGGGCCTCGGCCTGTTCTGTCCAGAACTCGGGACCCATCACGGATCGCAGGGTGAAGTACATCGCGAAGAGGGCCGCGAAGAACATCAGCTCGGAACTCAACCAGATGATGGTTCCGACGCTGACGAGGTTCGGCCGGTTGACCGTCGGGTGCGCGTGCCCGGTATCTACTGTCGTTGCTGTCGCCACGACCGACATTATGTCGGTCGCTTATCCCGCCCTCACCCCGGGGGGTGCCGTTCGGAGTGTCAGGGGCGTGTGCAAGGCCCGAACGGCCCATCAGATGAGCCCCGCGTACCGCCACCTGCGACATGTTCGAAGCGATGTTGACGGCGCACCGGGAGGAGTAGCATCCCGCGCAACATCAACGTGATTCACGGCCACGTGGAGGAACGAAATGCGGGCGACTGCGCGGGTTCTGGTCTACAGCGACGACGCGGGCACCCGGGAGCAGGTGCGGCTGGCGGCAGGACGCAGGCCCGCCGCGGACCTGCCGCCGGTGGAGTTCCTGGAGTGCGCGACGCTCCCGGCGGTCCTGTCGGAGCTGGACGCGGGTGGTGTCGACGTGTGCGTGCTGGACGGCGAGGCGGTTCCGGCCGGGGGCATGGGGGTGTGCCGGCAGATCAAGGACGAGATCTTCCGCTGTCCGCCGGTGCTGCTGCTGATGGGGCGCCCCCAGGACGCCTGGCTGGCCACGTGGAGCCGTGCGGACGCCGCCGTGACCCTTCCGGTGGACCCGGTGCAGTTCGCGGACACCCTGGCGGGCCTCCTGAGGACCCGTCTGTCCCTGGACGCCTGATACACCCCCTCAGGGGCCCGCGTGCGCCCCTGAGGGGGCCGTACGGGTGAACGGGCCGGGAATTCCCCTCCCCCGGACGCCGTCCGGGGGAGGGGCCCCGCCCGGGGCCGCTCAGACGGTGGGGCGCAGGCGGGCCTGGTCGACGGGGCTGCGGCCCTCCTGGGTGCCCTTGAGCAGGGCGCTGCCCTGGCGCCAGTCCTTCCAGTCCATGTTCCAGTCGCCGAAGCCGTTGCCGAAGACGTCCATGTCGTCGCCGATGCTGTTGATCACCTGGACGATGTCGCCCTCGGTGATGTTCTCGTAGAACCAGGCGGCGTTGCCGGTGCTCATGCCCGTGCAGCCGTGGCTGACGTTCTCGTAGCCCTGGGAGCCGACGGACCACGGCGCGGCGTGGACGTATTCACCACTCCAGGTGACGCGAGTGGCGTAGTAGACGGGCAGGTTGTAGTACTCGCTGCCGCCGATGCCGACGGTGTCGCCGCGCATCTGTACGAAGTACTGCTTGCCCAGCACCACCTTGATGCCGTTGCGGGTGGAGAAGCCGGGCTTGCCGGTGGTCACCGGGATGGTGTTGATCACTTCTCCGTTGCGCTTGAACGTGAGGTAGTGCGAGGAGGCGTCGGTGGTGACCTCGACCCGGTCCCCGATCTCCAGCTTCAGCGGCTTGGCGACGGCCCCGTGGAGCTCGTCGGTGATCCTGACGCCCTCCAGGTTGCTCCGCACGGAGACGGCGGAGTTGGCGGGCCAGTAGTCCTTGGGCCGGTAGTGGAGGTTCTTGTCGTCCACCCAGTGCCAGGCGCCCTCGACGCCGGGCGGGGTGTCGACGACGAGGCCCCGTTCCACGATGGCGCGGGCGGCCTTGTCCTTGACCGGCTCGCTGAGTTCGGCGGTGATGGGCTGCCCGACGCCGTACTTTCCCTCGTCCGGGCCGAATTCGACCTTCAGGATCCCCTTGGAGGGGGTGGTGTCGAAGGTGAGCGTGCGCTGCCCGGGGGCGCCCCGCTCGTCCTCGGTGCTCACGATGACCGTGTAACGGACTCCTGAGGCCATCGGGGTCGTGCTGTGCCAGCGGTCCCCCTTGGCGCTCAGTTCGCCCGCCAGGCGGCGGCCGTGGGTGTCCACGGCCAGCACATCGGTGATCCGGCCGCCGCTGTTCTTGGCGGTGATTTCGAGGGGCCGGTCGGGGTTCACGGGGCGCTTGCCGGCGCTCTGGTTGAAGGCGACCTGATCGCCCGCGTCGTACGGGCGGGCTGACAGCGGGTTCTTGTCGCCGGACCCGCATGCGGTGGCGCCGGCCCCGAGGGACGCGACCAGCAGGGAGCAGCTGAGTACCGTCCAAAGACGCGGTGAGTGCTTCATGGAGCCAACGCTATGAAGATATGACAAATCCGGCGCGCGGGGTGACTGCAAACGAGGGGCCCGGGCTCCTCCCGAAGGAGGGACCCGGGCCCCAAGTGCGGCGCGGCACGGCCGCGAAGGTGCTGCTACTGGTTCTGGTTCTCACCGCGGTAGTACTCGTACACCCAGCCCCACAGGCCGATCATGATGATCGGGGCCGAGAAGTACATGAGCCACCAGCCGAAGACGACGCCCAGGAAGGCGAGCGCACCGCCGATGCCCAGCGAGAGCGGCTGCCAGCTGTGCGGGGAGAAGAACCCCAGCTCGCCCGCCTCGTCGGCGACGTCGGCCTCCAGGTTGTCCTGGGCCATCTGGTCGACGCGCTTGGCCGTGAAGGCCAGGTAGTAGCCGATCATGACGCTCAGGCCGAAGGCCAGGAAGAGCGCGGTGGTACCGACGGGCTCCTTCGACCACACGCCGTACACGACGGCCATGATCAGGATGAAGAAGGAGAGCCAGAGGAACATCTTGCCCTGGATCTTCACTTGCCGGCCTCCTTGCCGCCGGTGACGGCCTTGGCGGCGACGCTGTGGTCCTCGAGGTGGTCGAGGGCCGCGATCTCAGGGTGGTGCAGGTCGAACGCCGGGGACTCGGAACGGATCCGCGGCAGGGTGAGGAAGTTGTGCCGCGGCGGCGGGCAGGACGTCGCCCACTCGAGCGAACGGCCGTAACCCCACGGGTCGTCGACCTCGACCTTCTCGCCGTACTTGGCCGTCTTCCAGACGTTGTACATGAACGGCAGCATCGACAGGCCGAGCACGAACGAGCTGATCGTCGAGATCGTGTTCAGCGCGGTGAAGCCGTCGGCGGCGAGGTAGTCCGCGTAACGACGCGGCATGCCCTCGGCACCGAGCCAGTGCTGCACCAGGAAGGTGCCGTGGAAGCCGATGAACAGCGTCCAGAACGTCATCTTGCCGAGACGCTCGTCCAGCATCTTGCCCGTGAACTTCGGCCACCAGAAGTGGAAGCCGGCGAACATCGCGAACACCACGGTGCCGAAGACGACGTAGTGGAAGTGCGCGACGACGAAGTACGAGTCGGAGACGTGGAAGTCCATCGGGGGCGAGGCCAGGATGACGCCGGTCAGACCACCGAAGGTGAAGGTGACCAGGAAGCCGATCGTCCAGAGCATCGGGGTCTCGAAGGACAGCGAGCCCTTCCACATGGTGCCGATCCAGTTGAAGAACTTCACACCGGTCGGTACCGCGATCAGGAAGGTCATGAAGGAGAAGAACGGCAGCAGCACACCACCGGTGACGTACATGTGGTGGGCCCACACGGTCACGGAGAGACCGGCGATCGCGATCGTCGCGGCGATCAGGCCGATGTAGCCGAACATCGGCTTACGGCTGAAGACCGGGATGATCTCGGAGACGATTCCGAAGAATGGCAGCGCGATGATGTACACCTCTGGGTGCCCGAAGAACCAGAAGAGGTGCTGCCATAGCAATGCGCCGCCGTTCGCGGCATCGAACACGTGCGAACCGAACTTGCGGTCGGCCTCCAGCGCGAAGAGCGCGGCGGCCAGCACCGGGAAGGCGAGCAGGACCAGAACACCGGTCAGCAGCACGTTCCAGGTGAAGATCGGCATGCGGAACATCGTCATGCCGGGTGCGCGCATGCAGATGATCGTGGTGATGAAGTTGACCGAGCCGAGGATGGTGCCGAAGCCGGAGAAGGCCAGACCCATGATCCACATGTCGGCGCCGATGCCCGGCGAACGGACCGCGTCCGACAGCGGGGAGTAGGCGAACCAACCGAAGTCGGCGGCGCCGCTCGGCGTGACGAAGCCGGCCACCGCGATGGTCGAGCCGAAGAGGTACAGCCAGTACGCGAACATGTTCAGCCGCGGGAACGCCACGTCGGGCGCGCCGATCTGCAGCGGCATGATCCAGTTGGCGAAGCCCGCGAAGAGCGGGGTGGCGAACATCAGCAGCATGATCGTGCCATGCATGGTGAACGCCTGGTTGAACTGCTCGTTCGACATGATCTGCGTGCCCGGACGGGCCAGCTCGGCGCGCATGAAGAGCGCCAGCACACCGCCGATGATGAAGAACACGAACGACGTGACCAGGTACATCGTGCCGATGGTCTTGTGGTCGGTCGTGGTCATCCACTTCACGACCACATTGCCCGGCTGCTTGCGCCGTACCGGCAGCTCGTTCTCGTACGAGTCGGCGGCGGCACCCTGGGATTCGTTGAGGATGCTCACAGTTTGTTCACTTCCGCATTCCGGGCCGGGTCGGTCTGCTGGATACCGGCCGGGAGGTAGCCGGTCTGACCCTTCTCCGCCAGATCCTTCAGGTACGCCCGGTACTCCTCGGGGGAGACCACCTTGACGTTGAAGAGCATCCGGGAGTGGTCAGTGCCGCAGAGCTCGGCGCACTTGCCCATGAAGGTGCCGTATTCGGACGGGGTGACCTCGAAGACGTTGGTGTGGCCCGGAATGACGTCCTGCTTGAACAGGAACGGGACCACCCAGAAGGAGTGGATCACGTCGTTCGACGACAGGATGAAGCGGACCTTCTCGCCCTTGGGGAGGACCAGGGTCGGACCCGGGTTGCCCGTCTGGGGGTTCCGGTCGCCCGGGACACCCTTCTGGTAGACGCCCTCGGCGCCCGCCGGGAACTCCTTGGTGAAGCGGTCCGGGATGGAGGCCAGCTCCTTGGGGACCGCGCCCGCCTTCGGGGTCGCCGCGTCGCCGTCGACGTTCTCGACGTAGTTGAAGCCCCAGCTCCACTGGAAGCCGATCACGTTGATCGTGTGCGGCGGCTTCGGGGTGAGGGCCAGGAGCTTCGACTCGTCACGAGCGGTGAAGTAGAAGAGCACCGAGACGATGATGAGCGGGACCACGGTGTACAGCGCCTCGATGGGCATGTTGTACCGGGTCTGCGCGGGGACCTCGATCTTCGTCCGGCTGCGCCGGTGGAAGATGACGCTCCAGATGATCAGGCCCCACACGAGGATGCCCGTGACCAGCGCGGCCGCCCAGGATCCCTGCCACAGGGAGAGGATGCGCGGCGCCTCCTCGGTTACCGGAGTCGGCATTCCGAGGCGGGGGAAGTCTTTCCATGTATACGAGCAACCAGTGGCGGTCGCCAGGACCACGCCCGCAGTCAGCGCCTGCAGCAGCTTCCGCCGCATCGGGCGCCGCGGCGAGCGGTCGGAGCCGTAGGGACTCACGTAGCGCCTTCCCGAGAGTCTCGGCCCGCGCGGCCGGCCGCGGCCGTGTTCGGGTCGGTCGCCGGCCCTGACGCAGGCAGGGGTTTGGATGTTTATGCGGACCAAACCCTACTGGACGCTATTTGGGGTCGCGCGGGGAGGGTGCCCAACGCGCCGCTACTGCCCCCGAAGGGATGGATCCGCCGTCCGGGGGACGGCGCGAATGGCCCTGAATGGCGGGCTCCGGGGCTCATCTGACGCCCCCTGACCTCGAACGTCGTGGGGCTGGAGCTAGCGTGGCCGGATGCCGTACTTCGACAGCGCGTCCGCCGCCCCCCTGCACCCCGTGGCCCGGCAGGCGTTGCAGGCCTCCCTGGACGAGGGCTGGGCCGATCCGGCCCGGCTGTACCGGGAGGGCAGGCGCGCGCGGCTGCTCCTGGACGCGGCGCGGGAGGCCGCCGCGGAGGCAGTGGGATGCCGGGCCGACGAGCTCGTGTTCACTCCTTCGGGGACGCACGCGGTTCACACGGGGGTGGCGGGGGTCCTCGCCGGGCGCCGGCGCGTCGGAAGTCATCTGGTCGTATCGGCGGTCGAACACAGTTCTGTATTGCACGCGGCCGAGGTGCTCGAGGCGCGCGGTGGGACGGTGACCGAGGTCCCGGTGGACCGGTGGGGCGCGGTGACGCCCGCCGGCTACGCGCAGGCGCTCACCCCCGAGAGCGCCCTCGCCTGCCTCCAGTCGGCCAACCACGAGGTGGGCACGGTCCAGCCGGTGGCGGAGGTGGCCGAGGTCTGCGGGGCGGCCGGGGTGCCGCTGCTGGTGGACGCCGCGCAGTCGCTGGGCTGGGGCCCGGTGGAGGGCGCCTGGTCCGTGCTGGCCGCGAGTGCGCACAAGTGGGGCGGCCCGCCGGGGGTCGGCCTGCTGGCGGTCCGCAAGGGGGTGCGCTTCTCCCCCCAAGGCCCTGCGGACGAGAGGGAGTCGGGGCGCTCCCCCGGTTTCACGAACCTGCCCGCGATCGTGGCCGCGGCGGCCTCCCTGCGGGCCGTACGGGCCGAGGCGGACGCGGAGGCGGCCCGGCTGCGGGTCTTGGTGGACCGCATCCGGCGGCGGGTGGTGCGGCTGGTCCCGGACGTGGAGGTGGTGGGCGATCCGGAGCGGCGGCTCCCGCACCTGGTCACCTTCTCCTGCCTGTACGTCGACGGGGAGACGCTGCTGCACGAGCTGGACCGGGCCGGTTTCTCGGTCTCCTCCGGCTCCTCGTGCACGAGCTCCACGCTGACCCCCAGTCACGTGCTGCGGGCGATGGGCGTGCTGTCGGAGGGGAACGTACGGGTGTCCCTGCCGCCGGGGACCCCGGCGGAGGAGGTCAACGCGTTCCTGGAGGTGCTGCCGCGCGCGGTGGCGGACGTACGGGAACGGCTCGGCGTGTCGGAGCCCCCGGCGGTGGCGCCGGTGGCGGACTCGCTGGAACTGGACGCGCTGGGGCTGCGGTGTCCGCAGCCGGTGATCGAGCTGGCCCGGGCCATCGTGACGGTGCCGGTGGGCGGGACCGTCACGGTCGTCTCCGACGACGAGGTGGCCCGGCTGGACATCCCGGCGTGGTGCGCGATGCGGGGACACACGTATCTGGGCGAGACCCCGCGCGAAGTCGGCTCCGCCTACACGGTCCGCCGCTCCACCTGACCCGCCGCTTTCAGCCTCGCCGACGGCACCGTCCAGCCCCGCTCGCCGATCCCGCTTCGCCGGGCGAGTTTCAGCCCCTCCGGCGTTTGAGGAGCGGGGTCTGGGGCGGAGCCCCAGGAAACCCGGCTCCGCCGGGCACCGGGCTCCGCCCGGACCCTCCCCCGGCTACCGCTGGGAGGTGCCCCCTGCTCAAACGCCGGCGAGGCTGGATGTGCGCGGGCTCAACACCAGTGAGACGGGGAAGTGCCCGGGCTCTCCCCCGGAAGGGGTGGAAACTTGGCCCGGGCCCAGACGGCGGCGGTCAGGCGAGGTGGGCGCGGACTTCTGCTGCGGCGTCTTCGCCGTAGGCCTTGGTGAAGCGCTCCATGAAGTGGGCACGGGCCAGCGCGTACTCCTGGGTGCCCAGGGTCTCGATGACCAGCGTCGCGAGCATGCAGCCCAGCTGCGCCGCCCGCTCCAGGCCGACGCCCCAGCCCAGACCGGTCAGGAACCCGGCGCGGAACGCGTCGCCGACACCCGTCGGGTCGACCTTCGCGGTCTCCTCCGGGCAGCCGACCACGATCGGGTCCTCGCCGACGCGCTCGATCCGGACGCCGTTGGAGCCCAGCGTGGTCACGCGGGTGCCGACCTTCGAGAGGATCTCCTCGTCGGTCCAGCCGGACTTCGACTCGATGAGGCCCTTCTCGTACTCGTTCGAGAAGAGGAAGGTCGCGCCCTCCATCAGGGTGCGGATGTTCTCGCCGTCCATGCGGGCGATCTGCTGCGAGAAGTCGGCGGCGAAGGGGATCCCGCGCGTGCGGCACTCCTCCGTGTGGCGCAGCATCGCCTCGGGGTCGTCCGCGCCGATCAGGACCAGGTCGAGCCCGCCCACCCGGTCGGCGA encodes:
- a CDS encoding cysteine desulfurase/sulfurtransferase TusA family protein — translated: MPYFDSASAAPLHPVARQALQASLDEGWADPARLYREGRRARLLLDAAREAAAEAVGCRADELVFTPSGTHAVHTGVAGVLAGRRRVGSHLVVSAVEHSSVLHAAEVLEARGGTVTEVPVDRWGAVTPAGYAQALTPESALACLQSANHEVGTVQPVAEVAEVCGAAGVPLLVDAAQSLGWGPVEGAWSVLAASAHKWGGPPGVGLLAVRKGVRFSPQGPADERESGRSPGFTNLPAIVAAAASLRAVRAEADAEAARLRVLVDRIRRRVVRLVPDVEVVGDPERRLPHLVTFSCLYVDGETLLHELDRAGFSVSSGSSCTSSTLTPSHVLRAMGVLSEGNVRVSLPPGTPAEEVNAFLEVLPRAVADVRERLGVSEPPAVAPVADSLELDALGLRCPQPVIELARAIVTVPVGGTVTVVSDDEVARLDIPAWCAMRGHTYLGETPREVGSAYTVRRST
- a CDS encoding carbohydrate kinase family protein; amino-acid sequence: MRIAVTGSIATDHLMTFPGRFADQLVADQLHTVSLSFLVDNLDVRRGGVGPNICFGMGQLGIRPILVGAAGSDFDEYRAWLDRHGVDTESVRISEVLHTARFVCTTDSDHNQIGSFYTGAMSEARLIELKSVADRVGGLDLVLIGADDPEAMLRHTEECRTRGIPFAADFSQQIARMDGENIRTLMEGATFLFSNEYEKGLIESKSGWTDEEILSKVGTRVTTLGSNGVRIERVGEDPIVVGCPEETAKVDPTGVGDAFRAGFLTGLGWGVGLERAAQLGCMLATLVIETLGTQEYALARAHFMERFTKAYGEDAAAEVRAHLA